The DNA window gtgtgtgtgtgtgtgtgtgtgtgcgtgtgtgcgtgtgtgtgggtggcctcccctttattctaggactgtgtgtgtgtgtgtgtgtgtgtgtgtgtgtgtgtgtgtgtgtgcgcgtgtgtgtgttgtgtgtgtgtggcctcccctttattctaggactgtgtgtgtgtgtggcccctggttctggactcgcccaacattgggaacatttttcctgcatctagcttgtccagtccttttataatgtgatatgtttctataagagcccccccctcatccttctaaactccagtgaatacaagcctagtcgacccattctttgacAGCCATATCCCTTATCTATAACACTACCCAGTTTAGCATTatctacaaacttgctaatctcatCCATCCAACATTGCTAACAATatcaaacaacaatgggcccagggTTATAGCTCGATTggtttggtaagattgtaaactTGCccccagtgttagtgtgtggggatagaaacatagacaataggtgcaggagtggaggccattcggcccttcgagcctgcaccattcaccattcaatatgatcatccaactcagtatcccatacctgccttctctccataccccctgatccctttagccacaagggccacatctaactccctcttaaatatagccaacgaactgtgtggcctcaactaccttctgtggcagagaattccacagattcaccactctctgtgtgtgtgaaaaaaaatgtttttctcatctcgacttcccccttatccttaaactgtgtgtgtggccccttgttctggacttccccaacatcgggaacaatcttcctgcatctagcctgtccaaccccttaagaattttgtaagtttctataagatcccccccctcaatcttctaaattctagcgagtacaagccgagtctatccagtctttcttcatatgaaagtcctgccaccccaggaatcagtctgaccttaacgttttacaaaatgttacatggtcagcttgacatagactacaagacctacaccaaacccaaaccaattaggagcagacgagggcattcgatccaatttgtgatcccagctacaaagacagacgtgtacagcaattcgttcttcccccgcacacacaattaaagcatggaataatctccacccaactatagttacccaaccagacgcaactacatttaaagtagctctttcttcccaataaccctttctggcttaagccctccccccaccatctccacagtttaaatcccatttggaatattttggagcaccaagaaaccaagaaacactttcataggatagtgttagtgtgtggggatcgctggtggaaagggcctgtttccgtgctgtatttctaaactaaaagctaaactaaacttacgaggatgttgctgggactcgaggggcctgagctacagagcaATGACCCGTTACAAGACAATACAAGTGTATTCGTCACATGCGGCaactaaggcacagtgaaatgaatttgccgcgCAGCGATAGGGAATtgagaaaaagaacacacaatacacttcTTCTTTCGTGAGGCGtgaacagcctaaagttgttgggcaactcgttctatttgatcttccgtttgtgcacgtcgagttgattgcattagtcggaaCAGAGGAGGCTGCAATCTTCCGCCCCGCACGATACACAATAGCATTCAACACAAACATCGTGCCTCACATCTCCCCACTCCTAACacgaaggggcaatttacagaatgctTCTTTGGTCTCTTGCAGAAAAGGAAGTTGGAAGCGGTCTCCCTTGCTACGCAGTGCTCCCCAGTAACTCCAGCAGCGGCAGCTCCAGAGATCCCAACGCCCGTCTACGCACAGGTGAGACTCAGCACAGTGTGTACTGGGAttcaacagattcagattcagattcaattttaattgtcattgtcagtgtacagtacagagacaacgaaatgcatttagcatctatcTCCCCTGGAAGAGccacatagcaaacgatttgaataaataataataagtgtccgtggggggggtgattggcagtcaccgaggcacgttgttgagtagagtgacagccgccggaaagaagctgttcctcgacctgctggttcggcaacggagagacctgtagcgcctcccggatggtaggagggtaaacagtccgtggttggggtgagagcagtccttggcgatgctgagccccctccgcagacagcgcttgctttggacagactcaatggaggggagcgatcgaggaaccggtgatgcgttgggcaattttcaccaccctctgcaatgccttccggtcggagacagagcagttgccataccatactgtgatgcagttggtaaggatgctctcgatggtgcagcagtagaagtggAGTGGAGGGTGGTGGTTGGGGGAGCGATGGAGTGGGAGTGGGGCGGCTGGAACGTCCACATTGACAACGGCaaattggccttcatagcgagaggaattggatgaaaaaaaggcccatgttcccactccgctataggatctctgACTGTAACTGTGTCTCGACTGACAGCTAGTGTCTAGAAGCATTAGTAATAAATGGTGAGTATACCCGGACTGGAGTATAGATCCGAGTGGTGTGTGTTAGTATTGGTTGACATATCGGTAGAGCAGGTCTACAGGAACCGAGACCTGAAActaaaaggtggacacaaaatgctggagaaactcagcaggtgaggcagcatctatggagcgaaggaataggtgacgtttcgggtcgagacccggaagggtctcgacccgaaatgtcacctattccttctctccatagatggaaaagggtctcgacccaaaacatcgccaattccatcactccatagatggaaaagagtctcggcccgaaacgtcacctattccttcgctccatagatgctgcctcacccgctgagtttctccagcattttttgtctaccttcgattttccccgcatctgcagttccctcgtaAGCCTTTAGACCTGAACgcaagcatgcagtgaagaaagcaaatggcacgttggccttcatagcgagtggatttgagtatcggagcaaggaggctctactgcagttgtactggttgcccaggtgagaccgcacctggagtatcgcgtgcagtcttggtctcctaattctgaggaaggacattcttgctattgagggagagcagcgtaggttcaccaggttaatccccgggatggcgggactgacatgcagtatgatgaaagaatgggttgactgggcttatattcgctgGGATttagttaattcccaggatggtcccgagtccgcgccaaccagcgctcCGATCACCCCTCGCTCTAAACCATCAaaattcgggacaatttacaatttttaccgaagccaattaacctacaaacctgtacgtctgtggagcatgggaggaaaccggagcgcccggagaaaaacccacgcaggtcaggtacAAAGTCCGTAGATACAGCAGGCtcgatcgatgggccgaatggcccaattccgtCCGATGGCTGATGAATCGATGTTTGAGTGGTTTCTGAAGGGCTTGTCGATTTCGGTGACCAccagcatcatatcagtgtctccaaaagattttgaatatcccaaaatccagcggcaacaaaaacaaacgtcgcgacacttgaaaaaaaacaCCGCTCGTCACGGCGCAAATTTTACCGTGACCCGATACGCCAGTCGATgacgccggcaatcgccgaaaaaaattgccaagtgggacaggccgtgaaGTGTGGAACTGAAAGGAGGAGGGTGACATTTgacatgaggggggggatcttatagaaacttacaaaattcttaaggggttggacaggctagatgcaggaagattgtccccgatgttggggaagtccagaacaatgggccacacacacacacacagttgggacgacagatggcacaatgggctaagtgttcggctggcgaccggaaggtagccggttcgaatcccgcttggagcgcatactgtcgttgtgtccttggggcaagacacttcacccacctctccctgtgtgtaaatgtaatgtaattatgtgaagcactttggggtcaatgcaagttgactaaaaatgtgctatataaataagataagagggggaaatcttttaggactgagatgagatgagaaaaacattttttttttcacacacacagagagtggtgaatctgtggaattctctgccacagaaggtagttgaggccacacagttcgttggctatatttaagagggagttagatgtggcccttgtggctaaagggatcagggggtatggagagaaggcaggtacaggatactgagttggatgattggccatgatcatattgaatggcgaatggtgcaggctcgaagggccgaatggcctctactcctgcacctattgtctatgtttctatgaggttgtTCCTTTTTGATCCAGCAGAATGGTTCGGCACGTCGGCCGATGCCACAGGTGGCCGGGCGGAAGAGGAAGGCAAACTGCTTGGGGACCGATGAGGTGAGTtatcagttgtacagggccctacctGGTGAGAGACCGCACCTGAAGTATGGTGCGCAGTtatggtctcctcatttgaggaaggacatccttgctattgagggagtgcagcgtaggttcaccaggttaatccccgggatggcgggactgacgtgcagtatgatgaaagaatgggtcgactttctctctagaatttagaagattgagaggggatcttatagagacttacaaaattcttaaggggttggacaggctagatgcaggaagattgttcctgatgttggggaagtccaggacaaggggtcacagcttaaggataagggggaaatcttttaaaaccgagatgagaagaactttttttcacacagagagtggtgaatctctggaactctctgccacagagggtagttgaggccagttcattggctatatttaagagggagttagatgtggcccttgtggctaaggggatcagggggtatggagagaaggcaggtacgggatactgagtgggatgatcagccatgatcatattgaatggcggtgcaggctcgaagggccgaatggcctactcctgcacctaatttttatgtttctatgtttctatgactgggcttgtattcgctggaatttagatgagaggagatcttatagaaacatataaaatcattaaggaattggacaggctagatgcaggaaaaatgcatgattttatacacctctataagatcacccctcatccatttggagaatggagcggctgggcttgtacactctggagtttagaaggatgagagggcaccttattgaaacatatatgagattgttaggggtttggacacgctagaggctggaaaaatgttcccgatgttgggggagtccagaaccaggggccacacacacacacacagtttaagaataaggggtcggccatttacggctgagatgaggaaacactttttctcacagagagtggtgagtctgtggaattctctgcctcagagggcggtggaggcaggttctctggatgctttcaagagagagagagctagatagggctcttaaagatagcggagtcaggggatatggggagaaggggtcggccatttagggcagagattcagattcagattcagattcaattttaattgtcattgtcagtgtacagtacagagacaacgaaatgcattatgagatgagatgaggaaaatctttttcacccagagagttgtgaatctgtggaattctctgccacaggaggccgattcactggatgttttcaagagagagttagatttagctcttggggctaacggaatcaagggatatgggggagaaggcaggaacggggtactgattgtggatgaccatattgaatggcagtgctggctagaggggccgaatggcctgtactcctgcacctgttttgtgttttttttgttttaaacttctCCCCCCCCTGGGGGCCACGTTGAACGGCCCCTCTGTGATGTCACAGTGGTAGTGGAAGGCGATGAGTTCAACTGCCTCCCCACCCCTAACTGCCTCGGCGTGGTCGAAGAGTGAGCGCGGTGGCCCCCCGCGGCCCGCTGGCCGTGCTCTCCTCAcgccctgcctccctccctccctcccgcaggACTCGCAGGACAGCTCCGACGGCATCCCCTCGGCCCCGCGCATGACGGGCAGCCTGGTGTCGGATCGCAGCCACGATGACATCGTCACCCGCATGAAGAACATCGAATGCATCGAGCTGGGCCGCCACCGACTGAAACCCTGGTACTTCTCGCCCTACCCACAGGAGCTGACCTCCCTGCCCGTCCTCTATCTCTGCGAGTTCTGCCTCAAGTACCTGAAGAGCCTGAAATGTCTGCAGAGGCACCTGGTAAGTGGCATGGAGCGTTGGGACTGTCTGAGTCGAGTTACTCTCTTCAGCGGTATGTTGTGGGCACAtcggtgtgtgggaaggaactgcagatgctggtttcaaacccaagataaccatatataaccatataacaattccagcacggaaacaggccatctcggcccttctagtccgtgctgaacacttattctcccctagtcccatctacctgcactcagaccataaccccttaagaatttttctatatttctcagGGTTTTGATCACTTGTTCTTTCGCTTCTCTGCTGGGAGGGGAAAACTTGTTTCTATCTCTCTCCTTTTTCTTAAGACAGTCCTTCCTTCTCTTCATCGTCTCTTTCTTGGCTTGCTCTTACTTGTTCTATTTCTTGTTCTTCTCATTTCCGCCTTTTTTCTTTTGCTTTTCTGTCTCTTTTACGTTCTACTGCTGATTCtcttcactccctctatggccaaGAATGCTCCTTCCAGCAGCAGCATTCCCCTTCCACATCATCTTCTCTTAACTGAAACAGCCCCCCTCCATCGACCCTCCCTTATGGTCGCGACTGCGACCTTATCTTTACTTGTcttttcccccctttccccacacatCTAACTCCTGGTCTTTCCGCGCTGGTCCTGGGGCAGTTACGAGCTCTTCGAAGGTGGAAGGGAAAACCGTGACGGGCACCCGAGAAGCCTCTGTCGGATCCTGGGTCTCCTCTCATACCGCATGCTACTGGTCGCAGACCATCCTGGATATACTGATGGAGCTGAAGTCGGAGAAACGGTGCGAGAGGTCTACAGAGCACCATCAAGTGCAGTGcggaggcgggggggggtgggggtgtgagaggggggtgggttagAAAGGTCTAGGGCCTAGGAGTCAGGGCTCAGTTTTTGCTGCGCCTCTCCCAAGGATACTTCCCTCCGTCGGCGAGGATTTGTACGTGGCAGGGGGACGCTGTGTTACGCCGGAAGGTCgaggcacaaatagctggagtaactcagcgggacaggcggcgtctctggggagagggaacgggcgacccttcttcggtctggtTAGGGATCAGCGGCTGTAcagggcgccagagacccgggttcaatgctcaccacgggtgctgtctgtatgtagcaatgttacaaaattttgagattttaaaaatcaagtctgcaatttatcccatcagataaagctaacaataagtttaatttgacaccaaattcactttcatatctcaagtattacaaaagttatggccattttcatactcggaaattagcatcttgttccctattgattttcaatggacattacaaaaaagctgtgatcttggataatcaaaggcccatttcttaaggaaagattaacattttttaaataagcctaagtgtccaaagattattcacaaaaatcacaatataacatgatttttatatctaatttacattaatttataggccaaatggaaggaatttttagtgttcaattgtaaataaatgcccatttaaatcggctttctagtgggttcatgtgaacgcgctggtttagaacgttgacatcgcgctggattagtgccctcaaatgccgagaaaaatactgcgggatataaaaagcccaaaatgaactactcgctatagataactttaattacagggttatatatatgccccatttaatgtaaaaataaggtacatacctttaagtgtttgctttataaaaccctggctgcgagaggttgcagaatgagagagtaattttaaaactattataactatattatcgaggcctataaaactaataataccttttgcgaccgggtcttgcagcgatttttcgttaatgatttactaggctgaacatctgcgattagaacagcctagtaaaaatcgcgttttaaacccgccccctccaaacagtgccaaaatcgccgacatggctgagggcagattcccaatgacgattcaggtaggttttgtaacatacctactgtatggagtttgtaccacgCTCCAGGCTCGtcttttggtaaaaattataaaattgtcccaagtgtgtgtgcgtgtgtgggatagtcttagtgtgcggggatcgctggtcggcgtggactcggtgggccgaagggcctgtatccctgaactaaactgaagctgCCTGCACAGTCACACGTTCCATATCTCTCCTGTGtcactgactctctctctctctaccccccccccctctcctctcccttcccctcctcacaGTGAGATCAGCGAACTCACCAGCATCAAGAAAGAAGATGTCATCTCCACCTTGCAGTACCTGAACCTGATTAATTACTACAAGGTGGGCCCTGCTTGTGTCTGCGGAGGTggcggggtggtgagggggggggggggggggggtgggggtgatgggggagtgccccactgtgggggggagggggggggtggaggggggctcgggggagctgacaccccccccccgatccggcgggagctgatcgcctcgacgcggagggcccaaacgctgccggctacggggggtcaagatcgtcccgtcaacggaagactCGACGTCCCCGACCGAGGAGAACTAAGGGAAGAGACTCGgagtttattttgccttccatcaccatataacaaaccatataacaattacagcacggaaacaggccatctcggccctacaagtccgtgccgaacaacttttttttccccccttagtcccacctgcctgcactcataccataaccctccattcccttctcatccatatgcctatccaatttatttttaaatgataccaatgaacctgcctccaccacctcattccacaccgccaccactctctgagtaaagaagttccccctcatgttacccctaaacttctgtcccttaattctgaagtcatgtcctcttgtttgaatcttccctattctcaaaaggaaaagcttgtccacatcaactctgtctatccctctcatcattttaaagacctctatcaggtccccccttaaccttctgcgctccagagaataaagacctaacttatccaacctatctctgtaacccaTCACGGTGAGGAATATGTAGGAGTGGTGGATGCTcacgttaaaatgtgtttttgagtgactCGTTGCTTTTTAATtgcatgactgacctggccagtgaaatatCTCGCTTGCCGCCAAACACACTGGTGCGATTCTGCTTCTgattctgttcagttttggtcgccatgttagaggaaagatgccgtcaagctggaaaaggtgcagacaagatttacgaggatgtaggTAGGCTCCAACTGCTGCGCCCCCCCTTCCGTGGTTATATCCACGCTCGGGTAGTGTTAGAGGGGGGTTTACACACTCTCTAGGGGTTCCCTGGGGTATTTCTGGGACCCcggggggtggaatgtatccttgacaaggAATGTAACATCCttgtcaacaactaagttacagagataggttgaataagttaggtctttattctctggagcgcagaaggttaaggggggacttgatagaggtctttaaaatgatgagagggatagacagagttgatgtggacaagcttttccctttgagaatagggaagattcaaacaagaggacatgacttcagaattaagggacagaagtttagggctaacatgagggggaacttcttcacacagagagtggtagcggtgtggaatgaggtggtggaggcaggttcattggtatcatttaaaaataaattggataggcatatggatgagaagggaatggagggttatggtatgagtgcaggcaggtgggactaagggggaaaaaaaagttgttcggcacggacttgtagggccgagatggcctgtttccatgctgtaattgttatatggttgttttaAGAGTGTtacatttaagaatatttgtttggtTTATGATATTATTCCAATAATTGatcacatttatttttgttggtttttaaaaaaaataaaccccCGCTCCATAACGTCCTCTTGCCGTCTCCCAGGGTCAGTACATACTCACTCTGTCCGAGGACATCGTGGAAGGCCACGAGAAGGCCATGATGAAGAGGCATCTCCGCATCGACTCCAAGTGCCTGCACTTCACCCCCAAGGACTGGAGCAAGAGGGGCAAGTGGTAGCCGGAGTGGACGGAGCCGACAGAGGGAGCGGGATCGCGCCTCTTAACCCCCAGAGGACTGGCctctctaaaccccccccccctccccgcagcGCCGCTCTCCCGCGCCTACACCCTCCCCGGGCGCCGATGGCACGACCGGAATTGCCGCCggtcgtgggggagggggggagaaagaggttcGGCGCACGGAAGGGGCCAAGCGGTtggccgtgccgtgccgtgccgtgccgagCGGGCGTTTCACCGGGACCGTGTGTCGGTGAGCAGGCGGAGTTGGATTCCCCCTCAACACCCACTGTCACCGCACGGACTCTGTGGGGGGGGGCCCTGCCAGTGGACTGGTCTGTGATTatttccccacccaccccactgtAAACCCTCCCCTGTGTCTGTGTTAGGCTTGCAATGGCAGCAAGGGTTGTataggcttttttttttaatacaaaataTGAATCCGGGGTTGTATAAAAAAGTAAATATTGATGTATCATGGTTGGGAGCGGCTGCCCTGAGTTTTTTTTACTGAGAGACCGTTTGATCTCCTAACGCCTGGGTCCGACACAGATGCCCCCCCTGTTAGTGGCTAGACCAAGGcagacaccaaaatgctggaggaactcagcgggacaggcagcatctctccagagaAACGTACATAGAGTAGTGAAAGGGATCGGacggagtggacgtggagagggtgtgtttccactagtgggacagtctaggacccaGAGGgccagggtggaagattgcaaccttgccatagagggagtgcagagacggttcaccagactgattcctgggatgtcaggactgtcttatgaagaaagactggatagacttggttgatactctctagaatttaggagattgagaggggatcttatagaaacttacaaaattcttaaggggttggacatgctagatgcaggaagattgttcccgatgttggggaagtccaggacaaggggtcacagcttaaggataagggggaaatcctttaaaaccgagacgagaagaacttttttcacacagagagtggtgaatctctggaactctctgccacagagggtagttgaggccagttcattggctatatttaagagggagttagatgtggcccttgtggctaaggggatcagggggtatggagagaaggcaggtacgggatactgagttggatgatcagccatgatcatattgaatggcgaatggtgcaggctcgaagggccgaatggcctctactcctgcacctaatttctatgtttctaaccttcacgtggtccgacctgtttcgactaatgcaatcaactcgacgtgcacaaacggaagaccatgtgttcaagaaggaactgtgcagaactgtggaaaatcgaaggtagccaaaaatgctggagaaactcagcgggtgcagcagcatctatggagcggaggaaataggcgacgtttcgggccggtctgaagaagggtttcggcccgaaacgtcgcctatctccttcgctccaatagatgctgctgcacccgctgagtttctctggcatttttgtccaccatcaAATAGGCCGAGTTGTCCCGAcgtctttaggctgtgcacgcccacACGCGCAAGGAGAAGCGGgatgactagagggcacagcctcagaattgaaggacggacattcctttagggaggagaCGAGGCGGAATTTTGTTGGCCAGAGggggggcggtgaatctgtgtgggattctttgccacagacggcggtggaggccacaagtcagtgggtatatttaaggcagggatagatagaaacatagaaacatagacaataggtgcaggagtagaggccattcggcccttcgagcctgcaccattcgccattcaatatgatcatggctgatcatccaactcagtatcccgtacctgccttctctccataccccctgatccccttagccacaagggccacatctaactccctcttaaatatagccaatgaactgtggcctcgactaccctctgtggcagagagttccagagattcaccactctctgtgtgaaaaaagttctcctcatctcggttttaaaggatttcccccttatccttaagctgtgtgtggccccttgtcctggacttccccaacatcgggaacaatcttcctgcatctagcctgtccaaccccttaagaattttgtaagtttctataagatcccccctcaatctcctaaattctagagagtataaaccaagtctatccagtctttcttcacaagacagtcctgacatcccaggaatcagtctggtgaacctagatagatagatagattcttgattagtgccggtgtcggggttatggggagaaggcaggagaacggggtt is part of the Leucoraja erinacea ecotype New England unplaced genomic scaffold, Leri_hhj_1 Leri_379S, whole genome shotgun sequence genome and encodes:
- the LOC129693656 gene encoding LOW QUALITY PROTEIN: histone acetyltransferase KAT5-like (The sequence of the model RefSeq protein was modified relative to this genomic sequence to represent the inferred CDS: deleted 1 base in 1 codon); translated protein: MEVVEGCRLPVLRRNQENENEWPLAEILSVKDISGRKVFYVHYIDFNKRLDEWVTPERLDLKKIQFPKKEAKTPTKNGLPGSRPNSPERELKKTLDLSLHSSAAGIGKTIPTPGLPYLAASASLQRVPVDKLPDRTNSIENVTKNLLSKRKLEAVSLATQCSPVTPAAAAPEIPTPVYAQQNGSARRPMPQVAGRKRKANCLGTDEDSQDSSDGIPSAPRMTGSLVSDRSHDDIVTRMKNIECIELGRHRLKPWYFSPYPQELTSLPVLYLCEFCLKYLKSLKCLQRHLVSGMERWDCLSRVTLFSGMLWAHRCVGRNCRCWFQTQDNHIVEGKTVTGTREASVGSWVSSHTACYWSQTILDILMELKSENGARGLQSTINEISELTSIKKEDVISTLQYLNLINYYKGQYILTLSEDIVEGHEKAMMKRHLRIDSKCLHFTPKDWSKRGKW